TATTTTGTTCATGTGTTGAAAAACTATTACTAATTGCTATTTCATGTTGTAGCTCCTGAAGGCACACAAGGATCTGATGCTGCTGCTGGAACTGGAGGAGATGATGCTGCTGTTAATGAACTTGGTGCTGTTATTAAAGCAAATGGATCTGAAGTTGCTGCTACTGCTAGATCCAGGATGGTTAGAAGGAAAGGCAGAGGAAGAGCAGCAGTAGGGATGGGCAGAGGAAGGGGTAGAGGGAAGGCTGCACCTATGACGCACCACCATTAGGGCCTTCAAACACTCCTGCACCATCATTACAGCCTCCACACATTCCTGCACCACCATCACAGCCTCCAAACACACCTGCACCACCATTACAGCCGGCCACCTTGCCTACACCAGCATCACTGTTCACTACACCAGCATCTCAACCTTTGTCCAAGACCAAAATCTTTGGTGTGAGAAGAAGTGGAAGACTTAAGATTGGAGTTAGGAAGGCAACAAGTCAGCCACTTAAATATGTTGACCTCACACTTGATTGAGGCTGAAGActttttagggtttcttttttATATGTATTGTGTTATGTAGAATTTTTAGTGTTCACCTGTAACTCTGCTTTCTTTATGGTTTGAACTACTTTTATTATGTGGTGTGGACCACTTTTGTTATGTGAGTGAAAAACTGTTATGAGAGGGTGTCACATTTATTTTGTGGCTATCTAGGTGTCCTGCATTATATAATGTAAAAAACAATTATATCTATTATAATTCAATGCATCTTTTGTTTTAGCTACTTTTTTTCTATATCATACTTCTATGCATATTAAATAGAAAAGGAACAACTTTTATTTAGAGAAATTAAACAATATTTCATATATCTTTATTGCACTCAAAACAAACAATACACTTTTGACTTATATAGACTATTACATTATCATAACAGCTATACTTTCTACATCTTTACATATAACACTGCAACAATCAAAACACCAAATATCAAAATTATCATAATTAGTATCTTGTTTTGCTTTTTCATAGTATCTTCCATTTTAGCAAATTGATCTTCTATTGAACTCATCTCACCACATAACCTTTCTACACAAGCATCTATTTCTTTAACCTCTGCAATTAATCTCTCTAGATCCACACTTAATCTGTCTATCTTCCTTTCTTGTGCCTCCAATTCTCTAACCCTTCTAAATTCTTGCTGTGAACTGATTACTCCGTGTTTTTCAgataactttttttctttttcatcaacccACTCAAAAAACTTGCATCTCCTGTTAGGGCAAGAAATGAATcttctttttggattttttgatgTACTTGAATTCCGAAGAATCAGAATGTCTCCACAAAAGCAACGAACCCCTCCTTTCCTTTTGCTTCAACTATccactcttctcatcttcttcatcatcaattCACTCGAAGAACTTGCATTTTGGCATTCTCCCACAACCAACATACCTACTTCCATGGCTTGCTACTGCTGAAGAAGACATCACAGCAACTGCCTCACCACAAAAACAAAGATGTCTCTTCTTAACGAGGATTTTGGAACTAGAAACTCCTGAAGATAAGTGACTTTGATCCATAAGTATTCACAGAGTAAGAGAAGCAAACGGAAGAGGAGAAGTTTGAGGAAGAGACGAAGAGAGTGAGAACTCAAAACCCTACTGATTTTCATTGATTTGTAAGTGGGTAGACGAGGGATATAATGGTCAAATTACCCATTCTTAATGTTTTTTGTAATATTTACTGTCAATAGGGaccaaattgaaaaaaaaatgatgcagggatccaattaaaaggaaaaaaaaatataaaaacttaattgaaaaattttgcaaaactataagactaataaaataattaaacctatataATAAAAAGGTAGTAGCAGGTTCATTGCTAGACAAATGTCCAATCTCAATACCATCGTTAGTTTTATGTAGCATTTTTGTAATAACGCGTTTGTTATCATCGTTTGTTAACATGATTAATAATGTGTTTGTTATCATTTCTTTGAACATTAAACATTTTTCCCTTAATGTGGATCTATTTTTTGTTCCATTTAAGTAACCAGTTTAACTCTGATGGATGAAAGATATTATTAATCTAGATTTTAAGATTATTATCGTAACCATGCCAAACTCAAGTAGTAATGAAAGTGACAAAGAACTCAGAAAGCTGTGCAAAACCTTCAGCGGCATATTTATTATCATGCTAAAATTAAAGTAGGATTTGATCATTTTATTCTCTCCCAAGGCTTGGTAGATGTTTTACAGTTGGAGCTTCCAAGAATTTAATGTATAGTGGAcaattttgttttatatatatgtCCTATCTATCTTTAGTAGAATGATTTTGAGGATTTTTCATGTAATTATTACCTTCAACAAACtgatttgaaaacaaaataaaaaatttaaaaggagGGTTCATAGGAAGAGCAGGTTTCTAAATTACATCTGTTATAGATATAAGTTATTTTAGgatataaatttatataaattagtCTAAATCTAATAAAAACAGTCTTCAATTTAGATTGTGTAAACACGTGCAAAGACAGATCTAGAAGGGAGCGAGTAATGGCCTTGACCCCCCAAAATTTAAAaaactatatttatatatgaaatatgtgtttaaaaaataaaaaaatattatataatttagtaattttatatgtattattttttactATGTGATGGATTTatgttttaattgtttaattcactaatattttttacttaactaatttaaaatagtttctctttcatatttattatcaGTCCCACTtatgaaatcaatggtgagagatcacactttattctttaaaatgaaattcaaactttagaggattcaAATCCGTACTATTGATATTGTTATATTTCTTTTatgtaatattaaaaataaaattatgaaaaaaaattataaatatatatatatatattgataaatcttttaaaaaattaactctaataactatatgttaattatttttatagaaagaaaaagattaTCTAAAATTCGGCCCCTCCATATTAAAATTTCTGGATCCGTGCCTAAACACGTGCTTTCCTAACTCTTGAATAACGCAAACAATTCTTTTCCATCAATCAAAACTGCAACGGTCAAAATTCAAACAAGgatcaaaatctttcaaaaatctcTTAAAATCGTCGCAAAAAGTAAAAGAAGttgtgaaattgaatttgaaaagaattatgaaaaatgaaataagaagatgaagaagaagcagtagaagatgaggaggaggaagaggaagagttttgaattatatatgcagaatttatcagcacacatacaccaaaaattcttaaataatacactcaaatattttcgtattacacccaaatttgctacaaatacagaaaaatgttccctctaatactgcattttttcttccttttttttctttatttctttctttcttttagttgaatgaatgtaagtttatcatcttctaagtaattttgcagtattatgtgtttcttcttcttctttatttgatttttttgtttttattcttgttaagagagcaaaataagaagaaatgtgagaaggtaaaacaaaaataaaaagatgaataagaaataaaagaagaagatcgtgatgatgataaaaaaaaagaagaagaagcaacagaagatgaggaggaggaagaggaagagttttgaattatgcaaaacttatcagcacacatgcaccgaaaattcttaaataatacactcaaatatcttcgtgttacacccaaatttgctgcaaatacagaaaattaTTTCCTCTAATATtgtattttttccttcttttttctttatttctttctttcttttagttgaataaatgtaagttcatcctctttcaagtaattttatatcattatgtgtttttttttctttatttgatttgttttgcttttattcttgttaagagagtaagaCAAGACGAAATTTGAGaagataaaataacaaaaaaaagatgaattaaaaaaaagaagatgatgatgatgatgatgaaaaagaagaagaagaagaagaagcagcagaagatgaggaggagggaaaagaaaaattttgaattatgcagaacttatcagcacatatacaccaaaaattcttaaataatacactcaaatatcttcgtattacaccGAAATTTGCTCCAAATAcagaaaatattttctttaatgcagaacttttacattacattcaatttaaaccatcaacgatgaataacaattttcacaaacaaaaataacattattcacctacagaatcataaactactaacgaaaataTTAACTAGAATTGAAtcacacctcagccacttgattgaatccaaaacaataatcaacttcgttctggttcaattgacaatctgaacttaaATTATTCATTATATTCAACAACGAAATAACTGTTCAAAACTGATTTTAAAACTTGATTTAAAAAATGTAGAGAACGAATGAAGAGAAACACAGAAAACGCAGAGATGGAAGAGAACATAGAGTGAAAACGTTGAAAAAATTCGAAAACGGAAACAAAATCCTTTCGAAAAAGGCAGTTATATATTCGCGCATTGATTGAAAAATTAGTTAGATTAAAAGGCGCGTGAGGTGAATTAGGGTAAAATGACTTGTATAGAAAAATGACTTGTATATGGAGAATAATTGTTTCTAAATAAGTGTGATGAAATTTTATTTCTAGAAGTTACTTTAAGTTGTGAATTGTGATTTTATTTTCagtaatttttaaccgttgatcttaattatatatttatatatatttttataattaaaatcaatagttaaaaattattaaaacaccAATATACCAGTACATTTGAAAATTTTCTAAACTCTGTTGTATATATTTAAAAAGTTACCTACAAAAACATGATACTTATTATTGTTTTGGCTTAAGAAGTAAAATCAGTGAACTTGATCCAAAAGAGTTTTGGTCTAATTGAATTGTAATAAAGATATTGGGCTGAGATAATTgaacaaataagaaaagataatctaaattttgaataaatatatATCTTAATTTAgtataaagaaaaaaattatcagTNNNNNNNNNNNNNNNNNNNNNNNNNNNNNNNNTGACcctatttttggtattttttatattctaattttttttttattagaaaaaggTGATATTATATTATTGCTTTTGGGGGGAATCTCTGTGGGGCTTTATGTTTTTCTGATTTCATTTGTCATTGCCTTTTTGACATGGAATATTTATAAATTGGAgccatatttttatttaaaattgattATGGGGATGTAAAATACATGCATGTTGAACACCATTGACATTGATGATTCTGTCTCGTTTTCTCTGCCATATTGAAAGCATCTTTTTCTCCCACTCGTGTTTAGGCTCTATAATTAAGGCAGGGGCAAGTGATGATGTTATTGTCTCAAAGTTAGTGAAGGCCTTTCTGTCAAGGTGAAAAAGATGCTGTAGTTTTTACATAGGAGTTAGGACCTGTTTTCTTTTTCTGGTTTTCCAAGTTATCAATTGCATTTTCTCATTAATTTTGGCATATCATAAACTAAATTAATCTAATGGTATAAATTAGTACTATTAAATTATTGTTTTAGTACATGATACACCAAATGCATCTTTGTGCATGTAAGGAGCTTTCAGATTGAAATTGACATTACCAAACACAAACTCCTAGAACTATCCATCATCAACAATTAAAAGGCAAAAAAAGAGTTCATCATTGAATTCATAAGATTTCAAATTGCAGGAAATCATGCAGGAACATATTAAATAAAGCACAACTGAACTACAAACAGTGGACACAATGCAAGCACACAAAAATAACATACATTTTGGTAATAAAGAGATCAAGCATTTTTCAAAGAGGGAACAATCCTTATCATTATTACTGTTATTATTATTGTACTATAAGTAGGATCATGCTGGTGCCTTCTTGACAAGAGTAGATGAGAAATCCAGCACCACAATCTTCTCAATAGCTGCTGAAAATGTTGCTGAGAATTCAACATGATTTGGATGGCTCTGAAATGCAACAAAGTCTTCTTTATTTCCAAATGTCATCAAGAATGCATGAGTAAAACCTTGTCTCAGCATATCTAAGCTTTCAATGTCCTGTCCCCTTTTTAACACAAACATAACAAAACATGATTATAATACAAAGAATGTAACTTTCTCATGCTAGCTTGCTATTCTCACTAGGATTAATAAGGAGATAAATATTAATGAAAGAAATTAATTAGTACCATTCAAAGGACTTAACAGCATCAATCTCAGAGACCAACTTCTCCATCCCTTTGGTGAGATCTTCAACAGCAACACCTTCCTTGAACTTCACAATCACAAAGTGCTTGAAGTCTGCCATggttatctatctatctatctagtTACTAGTTACTATACTTTTGGAAGAAGAACTAAGAGGCTATAACAATAAGCATGATAATATATAAAGCAGAGTTTTTATTTACGCGTTAAAAGCACAGAGTCCACAGTACCCTGAAACATGTTCAGTGTCAGAAGTCAGAACCCCATGACCCCATTGTTTTCACAGTCACATTCAATTACCAAAACAAAAAAAGTTGTAGGAGACAGCATCCATGGCCTCAATCTCATGAAAGGTACCcacttctttgatcttatatagACTTATCAAATAATAAGGCAAAATTATCCTAACCATCAAACAGTAAAAATTTGTCTTGTTGCTTTGTGTCATCATCGCACATGAATGGCTGGCCCCATCCATGCTCTCTTCTTTCCTTGTTTTGGTTCGTGCAATGGACTTAAAAAATTCTTTTTCTGTTATTAAATGTTATTAAATGCACGtacaaaattaattatatttaaattaaattctttatttttatatattttttaacatGACACACAGTAGAATAATAAGTtggaaatttaaatatataaagttgataattaaaaattattagataataatttacaAACAGTAGTATTAGGAGATCAGTATATTTgatgatttgtagtcatcaattaactattattagtatttaatcaacttgggttggtcgagtggtcaactCACTCATCTGACTTAAGTAAGTGTCGGGGAATTTGAATCCCGCCTGCTGCATATAGTAACCAAAGTTAAATGATATAAAAaactattattagtatttttaatgatataaaattatatctaataatataaaatttctctttaacaaaatatattaaattatttaataatttttaactattaattttaatttcatataaaaataattgtacCTAAATTTTTACCGATTAATAAAGTTAAACTATTCTAATTAAATTAAAGTGTTTCTTCCAAATTTACATTagagttttaatttatttttggcaTGGAAGTTTGATGGGTGGTTGGGCTGATTTAGAAGGAGAGgaaaaatgatgatgaagatAGAAAGGGGGACACATTTTCTTGGCTCTGAGAAACTTTACTTTTTGTGAGAAATGTGCAGTGATAGTTGGTGGAGTTTTGCCCATGTCGTTTGCCATGTGCACCGCCAAGCTAAGGGGGTAAATTATTGGACTTGGATGGACATACATGCTCTGTACTTAATCCTTAAGGAATCTTAGTCTTAAGAGGAATGATGTCTAAGTCACATTAAATTCATATTCTCGTCTGTCTAGTGTCTTCACTCTTCACTACCCTTGTCACAATATTCACTAATTTATTCTCAATTAATTCACTATTTTCGccaatgatttatttatttatttaagtagGACACAGGTTATTATTAttaggaaaaaaattaaatatttttttaataaatatcttttttattttatattttttaaataaatttttatttttatttataaaattttagaaCGCTAATANNNNNNNNNNNNNNNNNNNNNNNNNNNTTTTGTCaatgtttgaatttttgtttatagaaaaataatttattctatttttttatataaaaaaattaaattaataattttaattcataCTCTTAAACACACATATTTATGGGCAACTATATCTTGTGTATATTTGTGAAATGATGTGTTATCTACAAATACCTTGGATGGTCTAATAAAGTTTTATTAGATTAAAGCAGAAGATAATGTGGGTTTGTGAAATGATCCGTCATCTATAAATGTCTATCAAAGTAAATATTAGACCCCAGCTGGTAATATGTCTTAATCAACACTAATCAATCAGAATGTCTTCTTTTGTattgattttctttgtttctttttaatttttctgtatGACTCATCACAATTTCCATCTATCATTTGATAACGATGATGCATTTAATTAGTGAATAATAGTAAGCTTTAATTGAAGTTCCTGTATGATTTTTCTTTGTTAACAAAATGACATAAGCTTAAATGCACAGATTTTTGTTTTCTCTCTCACTATTTCCTTTCACATGTGGATCTTGTCTTAAAGAAGCAAGAGTCATTATGATATACGCAAATGGTAAATTAATTCTTTCATGACGATTTCAATTAATGGCtggtttttctattttttttcgccagaCTCGCGGTTGAATCAGCAACAAGCAATAATAGACACTCCATGGTAACAATGCACAGTGAAAACGAGAGGAAGAAATTAAATTAAGGTTTAATATTCAAAATGTTCCTAAAGATTACACGTGttaattttgttattaaaaaattttttcaaatttacttttaatgaatataaaatttagtcaaattaatcaTTTCGTCTATAACATAtaacataaattattttatattatattattatttaattgacaaaaaaatcaatttcttttttgtttcttatagCATTAAGGATTAATCTTTTataaatttaaactttatttGAGAGTTTGTTCTACTATTGGTCAATAAAATATTACATACACAAGATAAGATTCGAACCCAAACACTTGATTAAGAAAACGAGTAAGCTAACCCATTCGATCAATTTGAATTAGTTaaagaattaaaagtaaatagcCATTTCTGACCATGAAAAATTCGAACAATGACAaaactgacaaaaaaaaaaattaaactaatcttatatCCATGAAAGATTAATTATGCTTGTAAAAAATATTCATTcgttaaatttttattaattttattaaaaaagtaTGTCAATTCTAAATTGCTCTTATCATCATCTTCAACCTCTTAaaacaacaataatcaaaactACCCCTCTATTTTTCAAATTATAATCTCTGTAATCCTCTTCCATCACTACCTTCACTACCAATATCACCATCAACAACATCATCGAAATAATACAACACAACAAAAAGAATCACTCCACCTTTACTTACACTACcaccaaattaaaattaaacaaaaatgttTAATTTTAATTGAAGAACTATAGAAGAGTGACAACCCTAAGAAGGATTGAAAAAGTGTTATTTTCGACACCGCCATGACCTAACTTCCAGCCGTCGCACTTTTCTACAACCAAATTTGGAGTTGCATTCATCACAAAGAAATGGCAATAagcttttgaaattaattttcacAATAATTGAATCATCAAGCCAGATTATAGTACTAATAGCCCCATCAAAAATTAAATCTCTTTTAAAATCATCAAAGAGCCACTATTTGCACCACCTAAAACAAGTTTAAGAAACAATAACTTCTTTCCCAACTCAACAAAAGAAACAACCTCTTGTTTTGCTTTCTAGAACATCCCCTCACCTTTTATACCTCCATCAAATTcagattcaaattaaaaaaaaaaaaagtgttcaaAACTGTTGCAGTTATAAGTATAATTATAGAGACATAGTTGTTATTGATAATTGTGGTGTCGCCGTAGTAGGGATTGGATTTGTACTTAGGGGTGGCAATGAAGCGACCGAGCGAGTAGGGGTAGATTTTTGCCTTACCTGATCCTGTCCCGTCCTACAATAATCTGCATCGAACCCGTCCCATTTTTACTCAGAGGTAGTAAAATTAAAGCTTAAACCTTAACACGCccctataattaatatatatatttatgtatatattatatataccggGGCGGGTTTAACCTAAATCTGACTCCGCTCAAGAACCCGCCCCGAGTGAATAAGGGCAGAGTGGGTACCCACAAGTTTGGATAGTATTGCTACCCCTATTTGTACTCGGAATTGGGGTGGCGCTACTCCTCCTTCTAGCGACAATGAGGATGACGGCGAGAAGCAACTGTCAACGACGCAAGATAGCAATAAAAAAGTCCAGTTGTTAAGGTGAGACTACGAGATTTGTTGGTGAGACGATGCAGATATGGCATTGACGACGTTGGCTGCAAGAAGGAGTTATCAGTGGTGCAGAATAGCAATCAAGCAACTCGGTGATCATGTTGAGACAATGATGCTGGCGAGAAGTAGATCTGACGGCGACGAAGCTAGCTGTGAAAAAGCTAGCAGCAACGATCTGGAGAGTTAGAGGTGACTGAAGACAGTGTCACTAGATGATAAACTTATCGCTGTGATTGAGTGAGAGAAACTAAGTTATATAAGAGTATTGATTGGAGAGTAAAGAGGATGAGAGAATTGATTCAGATGAGTGAgggaaaataaaaaaagtgaGGATGAGAGAAGTTGATTCTCATTTTGAAAGAGATTAAGTTGAAGGAATTAGAATGAAGTAAAAAtagataatttcaaaattttttaaaaattttaatggagttaatttaaaatttattgaacgagtatttttgacaaataaaattaatttaatttttttatagtcaattttgtcaatatttaaatttaattaatttaatttatcgttatatcttttaaatatcaatttaaagtatttatttttcCGGTACCATGTGAATccattaaattgaattgaatttgaaaGCGAAACACATGAGCCTAGCTAGCTAGAACTCAGTAGGAGGTAGGAAATCAATGAAGCAACTAGGAGTACTTACTACTTAGCAAGAAATTATAGCTCACTAGGCAACACTATATATATAGTTACTATTTGCGGCCATAACTCAAAACGTGTGTGTATGAGTGTTTTGCTCCATTTATTTAGTTTTCTGACATTATGAAAAAATGCACGGTGAAGGAGGTTGTCATTATGGATATGTCNNNNNNNNNNNNNNNNNNNNNNNNNNNNNNNNNNNNNNNNNNNNNNNNNNNNNNNNNNNNNNNNNNNNNNNNNNNNNNNNNNNNNNNNNNNNNNNNNNNNNNNNNNNNNNNNNNNNNNNNNNNNNNNNNNNNNNNNNNNNNNNNNNNNNNNNNNNNNNNNNNNNNNNNNNNNNNNNNNNNNNNNNNNNNNNNNNNNNNNNNNNNNNNNNNNNNNNNNNNNNNNNNNNNNNNNNNNNNNNNNNNNNNNNNNNNNNNNNNNNNNNNNNNNNNNNNNNNNNNNNNNNNNNNNNNNNNNNNNNNNNNNNNNNNNNNNNNNNNNNNNNNNNNNNNNNNNNNNNNNNNNNNNNNNNNNNNNNNNNNNNNNNNNNNNNNNNNNNNNNNNNNNNNNNNNNNNNNNNNNNNNNNNNNNNNNNNNNNNNNNNNNNNNNNNNNNNNNNNNNNNNNNNNNNNNNNNNNNNNNNNNNNNNNNNNNNNNNNNNNNNNNNNNNNNNNNNNNNNNNNNNNNNNNNNNNNNNNNNNNNNNNNNNNNNNNNNNNNNNNNNNNNNNNNNNNNNNNNNNNNNNNNNNNNNNNNNNNNNNNNNNNNNNNNNNNNNNNNNNNNNNNNNNNNNNNNNNNNNNNNNNNNNNNNNNNNNNNNNNNNNNNNNNNNNNNNNNNNNNNNNNNNNNNNNNNNNNNNNNNNNNNNNNNNNNNNNNNNNNNNNNNNNNNNNNNNNNNNNNNNNNNNNNNNNNNNNNNNNNNNNNNNNNNNNNNNNNNNNNNNNNNNNNNNNNNNNNNNNNNNNNNNNNNNNNNNNNNNNNNNNNNNNNNNNNNNNNNNNNNNNNNNNNNNNNNNNNNNNNNCTAATACACACAAATTAaaattattgtatttattttagaCATATACACTTGAATCATAATTAATATGGACATTATTATATTGGATTCAGTCTTGTTAACTTCAAATTCTACCGAGAGATAGCTAATGAGTAATCACTAAATCCATTGAAATTCACCATTTGACATTCGTTGGTTTGGAGGTTGatatacatatattatatataagttaataattaaattactctctaaaaaataaaatattttttgaagtttttttaaatttttttaataaattagttCNNNNNNNNNNNNNNNNNNNNNNNNNNNNNNNNNNNNNNNNNNNNNNNNNNNNNNNNNNNNNNNNN
The DNA window shown above is from Arachis ipaensis cultivar K30076 chromosome B08, Araip1.1, whole genome shotgun sequence and carries:
- the LOC107614087 gene encoding stress-response A/B barrel domain-containing protein At5g22580 encodes the protein MADFKHFVIVKFKEGVAVEDLTKGMEKLVSEIDAVKSFEWGQDIESLDMLRQGFTHAFLMTFGNKEDFVAFQSHPNHVEFSATFSAAIEKIVVLDFSSTLVKKAPA